A genomic region of Serinus canaria isolate serCan28SL12 chromosome 1A, serCan2020, whole genome shotgun sequence contains the following coding sequences:
- the RAB19 gene encoding ras-related protein Rab-19 encodes MPFPSSGADDAFDYLFKIILIGDSNVGKTCVVHRFKTGQFNEKQQNTIGVDFTVRSMDIDGKKVKIQVWDTAGQERFRTITQSYYRSAHGAILAYDLTRRSTFESIPHWIHEIEKYGAANLVMMLIGNKSDSLDKRQVLFEDACTLAEKHGLLAVLETSAKEAQNIEEVFTLMAKELIARNTLQLHGENPPNSFSLDSRPVIASPSVEKTQCSC; translated from the exons ATGCCGTTCCCCAGCTCCGGCGCGGACGATGCCTTCGACTACCTCTTCAAGATCATCCTGATCGGCGACTCCAACGTCGGGAAGACGTGCGTGGTGCACCGCTTCAAGACAGGGCAGTTCAACGAGAAGCAGCAGAACACCATCGGCGTCGACTTCACCGTGCGCTCGATGGACATCGACGGCAAGAAAGTAAAG ATCCAAGTGTGGGACACAGCTGGTCAAGAGCGCTTCCGGACAATAACCCAGTCTTATTACAGGAGTGCCCATGGGGCCATCCTTGCCTATGACCTTACTAGGCGGTCCACATTTGAATCCATTCCTCACTGGATTCATGAAATTGAAAAGTATGGTGCTGCAAACTTGGTCATGATGCTAATTG GGAACAAATCGGATTCGCTGGACAAGCGCCAAGTGCTCTTTGAAGATGCCTGCACCCTGGCAGAGAAGCACGGGCTCTTAGCTGTGCTGGAAACATCAGCAAAGGAAGCTCAAAACATAGAAGAGGTGTTCACATTAATGGCTAAGGAGCTGATAGCACGAAATACCTTACAACTTCATGGGGAGAACCCTCCAAACAGCTTCAGTCTTGACTCCAGGCCAGTGATTGCCAGTCCAAGTGTGGAGAAGACCCAGTGCTCCTGTTGA
- the MKRN1 gene encoding E3 ubiquitin-protein ligase makorin-1 isoform X3, giving the protein MAEAVAALETTAGAAGAALGSPAAAAGAAAVAFDFAAVPPPSAGPGGGGWTKQVTCRYFMHGVCKEGDNCRYSHDLSTSQSAMVCRYYQRGCCAYGDHCRYEHTKPLIQEEVTDVNPEAEIYPSVSSEFASLPETVEEFITEIEDENTDLAAAGVGAEDWVNAVEFVPGQPYCGRAAPFCAEAPLQEMVIEEEYEKQQADVEMKKELCPYAALGECRYGENCVYIHGDVCDMCGLQVLHPIDAAQRSQHIKSCIEAHEKDMELSFAVQRSKDMVCGICMEVVYEKANPSERRFGILSNCSHTYCLKCIRKWRSAKQFESKIIKSCPECRITSNFVIPSEYWVEEKEEKQKLIQKYKEAMSNKPCRYFDEGRGSCPFGGNCFYKHEYPDGRQEEPQRPKVGTSSRYRAQRRNRFWEFIEERENGDPFETDEDEVVTFELGEMLLMLLAAGGDDELTDSEDEWDLFHDELEDYYDLDL; this is encoded by the exons ATGGCGGAGGCGGTGGCGGCGCTGGAGACAAcggcgggcgcggcgggcgcggccctGGGGTCACCCGCGGCGGCCGCGGGAGCGGCGGCCGTCGCCTTCGACTTCGCGGCCGTGCCGCCGCCAtccgcggggccggggggagGCGGTTGGACCAAGCAGGTCACCTGCAG ATACTTCATGCATGGAGTCTGCAAGGAAGGAGACAACTGCCGCTACTCCCATGACCTCTCCACCAGTCAGTCTGCCATGGTGTGCAGGTATTACCAGCGAGGATGCTGTGCTTATGGAGATCATTGCAG ATATGAACATACCAAGCCACTAATACAGGAAGAAGTGACTGATGTTAACCCAGAGGCAGAAATCTATCCATCAGTGTCCTCAGAGTTTGCGTCACTCCCTGAAACAGTTGAAGAATTTATTACTGAGATAGAAGATGAAAATACAgatctggcagcagctggagtaGGGGCTGAAGACTGGGTGAATGCAGTGGAGTttgtccctgggcagccataCTGTGGACGTG ctgctcctttctgtgctgaagcACCCTTGCAGGAAATGGTGATTGAAGAAGAATACGAGAAGCAGCAGGCAGATGTGGAGATGAAAAAGGAGCTGTGTCCCTACGCTGCGTTAGGAGAATGTCGTTATGGAGAAAACTGTGTGTACATCCATGGGGACGTGTGTGATATGTGTGGCCTGCAGGTCTTGCATCCCATTGATGCTGCACAGAGATCTCAGCACATAAAG TCTTGCATTGAAGCTCAcgagaaggacatggagcttTCCTTTGCCGTCCAGCGTAGTAAAGACATGGTGTGCGGGATCTGCATGGAGGTGGTGTATGAGAAAGCTAACCCTAGCGAGCGCCGCTTTGGGATCCTCTCCAACTGCAGCCACACTTACTGTCTCAAGTGCATCCGCAAGTGGAGGAGTGCTAAGCAGTTTGAGAGCAAGATTATAAA GTCCTGCCCAGAATGCCGGATCACGTCTAACTTTGTCATTCCAAGTGAGTACTgggtggaggagaaggaagagaagcagaaactCATTCAGAAATACAAGGAGGCAATGAG caaCAAGCCATGCAGGTATTTTGATGAAGGCCGTGGGAGCTGTCCATTTGGAGGGAACTGTTTTTACAAGCATGAATATCCTGATGGCCGCCAAGAGGAGCCACAAAGACCCAAAGTAGGAACCTCAAGTAGATACCGG GCGCAGCGGAGGAATCGGTTCTGGGAGTTCATCGAGGAGCGAGAGAACGGTGATCCCTTTGAAACCGACGAGGATGAGGTGGTGACCTTTGAGCTTGGTGAGATGTTGCTTATGCTGTTGGCAGCCGGAGGTGATGATGAGCTAACGGATTCCGAGGATGAGTGGGACTTATTTCATGATGAGCTGGAAGATTATTATGATTTGGATCTATAG
- the MKRN1 gene encoding E3 ubiquitin-protein ligase makorin-1 isoform X1: MAEAVAALETTAGAAGAALGSPAAAAGAAAVAFDFAAVPPPSAGPGGGGWTKQVTCRYFMHGVCKEGDNCRYSHDLSTSQSAMVCRYYQRGCCAYGDHCRYEHTKPLIQEEVTDVNPEAEIYPSVSSEFASLPETVEEFITEIEDENTDLAAAGVGAEDWVNAVEFVPGQPYCGRGPLQVLEGCSKVTPEPSLLQAEQPQLSEPFLIGEVFHPSNHLHGPQLAAPFCAEAPLQEMVIEEEYEKQQADVEMKKELCPYAALGECRYGENCVYIHGDVCDMCGLQVLHPIDAAQRSQHIKSCIEAHEKDMELSFAVQRSKDMVCGICMEVVYEKANPSERRFGILSNCSHTYCLKCIRKWRSAKQFESKIIKSCPECRITSNFVIPSEYWVEEKEEKQKLIQKYKEAMSNKPCRYFDEGRGSCPFGGNCFYKHEYPDGRQEEPQRPKVGTSSRYRAQRRNRFWEFIEERENGDPFETDEDEVVTFELGEMLLMLLAAGGDDELTDSEDEWDLFHDELEDYYDLDL; encoded by the exons ATGGCGGAGGCGGTGGCGGCGCTGGAGACAAcggcgggcgcggcgggcgcggccctGGGGTCACCCGCGGCGGCCGCGGGAGCGGCGGCCGTCGCCTTCGACTTCGCGGCCGTGCCGCCGCCAtccgcggggccggggggagGCGGTTGGACCAAGCAGGTCACCTGCAG ATACTTCATGCATGGAGTCTGCAAGGAAGGAGACAACTGCCGCTACTCCCATGACCTCTCCACCAGTCAGTCTGCCATGGTGTGCAGGTATTACCAGCGAGGATGCTGTGCTTATGGAGATCATTGCAG ATATGAACATACCAAGCCACTAATACAGGAAGAAGTGACTGATGTTAACCCAGAGGCAGAAATCTATCCATCAGTGTCCTCAGAGTTTGCGTCACTCCCTGAAACAGTTGAAGAATTTATTACTGAGATAGAAGATGAAAATACAgatctggcagcagctggagtaGGGGCTGAAGACTGGGTGAATGCAGTGGAGTttgtccctgggcagccataCTGTGGACGTG gcccccttcaggtcctggaaggcTGCAGTAAGGTCACCCcggagccttctcttctccaggccgagcaaccccagctctctgagcctttcctcataggGGAGGTGTTCCATCCCTCTAACCATCTTCATGGCCCTCAACTAG ctgctcctttctgtgctgaagcACCCTTGCAGGAAATGGTGATTGAAGAAGAATACGAGAAGCAGCAGGCAGATGTGGAGATGAAAAAGGAGCTGTGTCCCTACGCTGCGTTAGGAGAATGTCGTTATGGAGAAAACTGTGTGTACATCCATGGGGACGTGTGTGATATGTGTGGCCTGCAGGTCTTGCATCCCATTGATGCTGCACAGAGATCTCAGCACATAAAG TCTTGCATTGAAGCTCAcgagaaggacatggagcttTCCTTTGCCGTCCAGCGTAGTAAAGACATGGTGTGCGGGATCTGCATGGAGGTGGTGTATGAGAAAGCTAACCCTAGCGAGCGCCGCTTTGGGATCCTCTCCAACTGCAGCCACACTTACTGTCTCAAGTGCATCCGCAAGTGGAGGAGTGCTAAGCAGTTTGAGAGCAAGATTATAAA GTCCTGCCCAGAATGCCGGATCACGTCTAACTTTGTCATTCCAAGTGAGTACTgggtggaggagaaggaagagaagcagaaactCATTCAGAAATACAAGGAGGCAATGAG caaCAAGCCATGCAGGTATTTTGATGAAGGCCGTGGGAGCTGTCCATTTGGAGGGAACTGTTTTTACAAGCATGAATATCCTGATGGCCGCCAAGAGGAGCCACAAAGACCCAAAGTAGGAACCTCAAGTAGATACCGG GCGCAGCGGAGGAATCGGTTCTGGGAGTTCATCGAGGAGCGAGAGAACGGTGATCCCTTTGAAACCGACGAGGATGAGGTGGTGACCTTTGAGCTTGGTGAGATGTTGCTTATGCTGTTGGCAGCCGGAGGTGATGATGAGCTAACGGATTCCGAGGATGAGTGGGACTTATTTCATGATGAGCTGGAAGATTATTATGATTTGGATCTATAG
- the MKRN1 gene encoding E3 ubiquitin-protein ligase makorin-1 isoform X2: MAEAVAALETTAGAAGAALGSPAAAAGAAAVAFDFAAVPPPSAGPGGGGWTKQVTCRYFMHGVCKEGDNCRYSHDLSTSQSAMVCRYYQRGCCAYGDHCRYEHTKPLIQEEVTDVNPEAEIYPSVSSEFASLPETVEEFITEIEDENTDLAAAGVGAEDWVNAVEFVPGQPYCGRGPLQVLEGCSKVTPEPSLLQAEQPQLSEPFLIGEVFHPSNHLHGPQLAAPFCAEAPLQEMVIEEEYEKQQADVEMKKELCPYAALGECRYGENCVYIHGDVCDMCGLQVLHPIDAAQRSQHIKSCIEAHEKDMELSFAVQRSKDMVCGICMEVVYEKANPSERRFGILSNCSHTYCLKCIRKWRSAKQFESKIIKSCPECRITSNFVIPSEYWVEEKEEKQKLIQKYKEAMSNKPCRYFDEGRGSCPFGGNCFYKHEYPDGRQEEPQRPKAQRRNRFWEFIEERENGDPFETDEDEVVTFELGEMLLMLLAAGGDDELTDSEDEWDLFHDELEDYYDLDL; the protein is encoded by the exons ATGGCGGAGGCGGTGGCGGCGCTGGAGACAAcggcgggcgcggcgggcgcggccctGGGGTCACCCGCGGCGGCCGCGGGAGCGGCGGCCGTCGCCTTCGACTTCGCGGCCGTGCCGCCGCCAtccgcggggccggggggagGCGGTTGGACCAAGCAGGTCACCTGCAG ATACTTCATGCATGGAGTCTGCAAGGAAGGAGACAACTGCCGCTACTCCCATGACCTCTCCACCAGTCAGTCTGCCATGGTGTGCAGGTATTACCAGCGAGGATGCTGTGCTTATGGAGATCATTGCAG ATATGAACATACCAAGCCACTAATACAGGAAGAAGTGACTGATGTTAACCCAGAGGCAGAAATCTATCCATCAGTGTCCTCAGAGTTTGCGTCACTCCCTGAAACAGTTGAAGAATTTATTACTGAGATAGAAGATGAAAATACAgatctggcagcagctggagtaGGGGCTGAAGACTGGGTGAATGCAGTGGAGTttgtccctgggcagccataCTGTGGACGTG gcccccttcaggtcctggaaggcTGCAGTAAGGTCACCCcggagccttctcttctccaggccgagcaaccccagctctctgagcctttcctcataggGGAGGTGTTCCATCCCTCTAACCATCTTCATGGCCCTCAACTAG ctgctcctttctgtgctgaagcACCCTTGCAGGAAATGGTGATTGAAGAAGAATACGAGAAGCAGCAGGCAGATGTGGAGATGAAAAAGGAGCTGTGTCCCTACGCTGCGTTAGGAGAATGTCGTTATGGAGAAAACTGTGTGTACATCCATGGGGACGTGTGTGATATGTGTGGCCTGCAGGTCTTGCATCCCATTGATGCTGCACAGAGATCTCAGCACATAAAG TCTTGCATTGAAGCTCAcgagaaggacatggagcttTCCTTTGCCGTCCAGCGTAGTAAAGACATGGTGTGCGGGATCTGCATGGAGGTGGTGTATGAGAAAGCTAACCCTAGCGAGCGCCGCTTTGGGATCCTCTCCAACTGCAGCCACACTTACTGTCTCAAGTGCATCCGCAAGTGGAGGAGTGCTAAGCAGTTTGAGAGCAAGATTATAAA GTCCTGCCCAGAATGCCGGATCACGTCTAACTTTGTCATTCCAAGTGAGTACTgggtggaggagaaggaagagaagcagaaactCATTCAGAAATACAAGGAGGCAATGAG caaCAAGCCATGCAGGTATTTTGATGAAGGCCGTGGGAGCTGTCCATTTGGAGGGAACTGTTTTTACAAGCATGAATATCCTGATGGCCGCCAAGAGGAGCCACAAAGACCCAAA GCGCAGCGGAGGAATCGGTTCTGGGAGTTCATCGAGGAGCGAGAGAACGGTGATCCCTTTGAAACCGACGAGGATGAGGTGGTGACCTTTGAGCTTGGTGAGATGTTGCTTATGCTGTTGGCAGCCGGAGGTGATGATGAGCTAACGGATTCCGAGGATGAGTGGGACTTATTTCATGATGAGCTGGAAGATTATTATGATTTGGATCTATAG
- the MKRN1 gene encoding E3 ubiquitin-protein ligase makorin-1 isoform X4 has protein sequence MAEAVAALETTAGAAGAALGSPAAAAGAAAVAFDFAAVPPPSAGPGGGGWTKQVTCRYFMHGVCKEGDNCRYSHDLSTSQSAMVCRYYQRGCCAYGDHCRYEHTKPLIQEEVTDVNPEAEIYPSVSSEFASLPETVEEFITEIEDENTDLAAAGVGAEDWVNAVEFVPGQPYCGRAAPFCAEAPLQEMVIEEEYEKQQADVEMKKELCPYAALGECRYGENCVYIHGDVCDMCGLQVLHPIDAAQRSQHIKSCIEAHEKDMELSFAVQRSKDMVCGICMEVVYEKANPSERRFGILSNCSHTYCLKCIRKWRSAKQFESKIIKSCPECRITSNFVIPSEYWVEEKEEKQKLIQKYKEAMSNKPCRYFDEGRGSCPFGGNCFYKHEYPDGRQEEPQRPKAQRRNRFWEFIEERENGDPFETDEDEVVTFELGEMLLMLLAAGGDDELTDSEDEWDLFHDELEDYYDLDL, from the exons ATGGCGGAGGCGGTGGCGGCGCTGGAGACAAcggcgggcgcggcgggcgcggccctGGGGTCACCCGCGGCGGCCGCGGGAGCGGCGGCCGTCGCCTTCGACTTCGCGGCCGTGCCGCCGCCAtccgcggggccggggggagGCGGTTGGACCAAGCAGGTCACCTGCAG ATACTTCATGCATGGAGTCTGCAAGGAAGGAGACAACTGCCGCTACTCCCATGACCTCTCCACCAGTCAGTCTGCCATGGTGTGCAGGTATTACCAGCGAGGATGCTGTGCTTATGGAGATCATTGCAG ATATGAACATACCAAGCCACTAATACAGGAAGAAGTGACTGATGTTAACCCAGAGGCAGAAATCTATCCATCAGTGTCCTCAGAGTTTGCGTCACTCCCTGAAACAGTTGAAGAATTTATTACTGAGATAGAAGATGAAAATACAgatctggcagcagctggagtaGGGGCTGAAGACTGGGTGAATGCAGTGGAGTttgtccctgggcagccataCTGTGGACGTG ctgctcctttctgtgctgaagcACCCTTGCAGGAAATGGTGATTGAAGAAGAATACGAGAAGCAGCAGGCAGATGTGGAGATGAAAAAGGAGCTGTGTCCCTACGCTGCGTTAGGAGAATGTCGTTATGGAGAAAACTGTGTGTACATCCATGGGGACGTGTGTGATATGTGTGGCCTGCAGGTCTTGCATCCCATTGATGCTGCACAGAGATCTCAGCACATAAAG TCTTGCATTGAAGCTCAcgagaaggacatggagcttTCCTTTGCCGTCCAGCGTAGTAAAGACATGGTGTGCGGGATCTGCATGGAGGTGGTGTATGAGAAAGCTAACCCTAGCGAGCGCCGCTTTGGGATCCTCTCCAACTGCAGCCACACTTACTGTCTCAAGTGCATCCGCAAGTGGAGGAGTGCTAAGCAGTTTGAGAGCAAGATTATAAA GTCCTGCCCAGAATGCCGGATCACGTCTAACTTTGTCATTCCAAGTGAGTACTgggtggaggagaaggaagagaagcagaaactCATTCAGAAATACAAGGAGGCAATGAG caaCAAGCCATGCAGGTATTTTGATGAAGGCCGTGGGAGCTGTCCATTTGGAGGGAACTGTTTTTACAAGCATGAATATCCTGATGGCCGCCAAGAGGAGCCACAAAGACCCAAA GCGCAGCGGAGGAATCGGTTCTGGGAGTTCATCGAGGAGCGAGAGAACGGTGATCCCTTTGAAACCGACGAGGATGAGGTGGTGACCTTTGAGCTTGGTGAGATGTTGCTTATGCTGTTGGCAGCCGGAGGTGATGATGAGCTAACGGATTCCGAGGATGAGTGGGACTTATTTCATGATGAGCTGGAAGATTATTATGATTTGGATCTATAG